From a single Candidatus Lokiarchaeota archaeon genomic region:
- a CDS encoding dTMP kinase, which yields MSNHDGREDHSTGFLFVIEGIDGTGKTTQAKKLEDRLEEEGYDPVRLHEPTNSKWGKKIRNLAIHGRSVDPREELNYFIEDRKIDVEKYIKPALSDGKVVILDRYYLSNVAYQGALGIDPEEIMKLNDFAPRPDLILILDVAPEIGLSRINDRENGKPNYFEDPEYLTEVRKIFRWIEKNLSNAQIIDATPPVQDVTKRVWNVVHTYLKKNAGTNRPRSTHV from the coding sequence ATGAGTAATCATGATGGGAGAGAAGACCATAGCACCGGTTTCCTTTTTGTTATAGAAGGGATTGACGGAACAGGGAAAACTACTCAAGCAAAGAAGCTGGAAGATCGGCTTGAAGAAGAAGGCTATGACCCCGTCAGATTGCATGAGCCAACAAACAGCAAGTGGGGGAAAAAAATCAGGAATCTGGCCATACACGGTCGTTCTGTAGACCCTAGAGAAGAACTGAATTACTTCATTGAAGATAGAAAAATCGATGTTGAGAAATACATCAAACCCGCTCTTTCTGATGGTAAAGTGGTCATCTTGGACCGATACTATCTTTCAAATGTAGCATATCAAGGTGCACTAGGAATCGACCCAGAGGAAATTATGAAATTAAATGATTTTGCACCACGTCCAGATCTTATACTAATTCTCGATGTTGCTCCTGAAATAGGCTTGAGCAGAATAAACGACAGAGAAAACGGAAAGCCGAACTACTTCGAAGATCCGGAATATCTCACCGAAGTCAGAAAGATTTTCAGATGGATAGAAAAGAATCTGAGCAATGCTCAAATAATCGATGCAACGCCGCCTGTCCAAGATGTCACTAAAAGAGTGTGGAATGTGGTTCATACCTATTTGAAGAAGAATGCGGGCACAAATCGACCTCGAAGCACGCATGTATAA